The DNA window CTCGTAATGTTGAATTCAGCATCGAGGAGTTTCTATTGTTGAACCGACAATTCTTAGATTTTCTCGTCGAATACGACGGATCACTTGTGCTTCATTCGGAGGATCAACGATGTGTGACCACAATGCAACAACTTTCTTCGGCGTATTTTAATCGGGAGCGTCATGGATTGGAATGTGAGTGATCAAAAGTTAGTGAACTTGTCGATAGTGTTCAAGAATTATTATTTCATCAATTAGGGTTCGATTCTTGGGGCAAGATTCCCTCTGGCATGTATCACGGCAATGGCCACGCCTTCGGGAACTACGACCAGTGTCGTATGTACAGTTGGCAGGAAGTTCGTGGACAGCATTGTACTTTCTTGGCTTCAGCCTCAAACAATTTGCCAACATTGTGGTCGTCTTTGTGTGTGCCACATTTTTGTGCTCCAGAGTTCGCACGGCAACTGTACGGAGAGTATCTTGGGACCCGAGGAGTTACAGTTATAAGCACGATGAATCAGGATTTGCTTTGCATCAAAGATAGGGAGGTCGTGTACGACGGCGGGGTAGTAACGGCTATGTGAGTTGGTGAAGTATTGTAAAGATTGATTTATGATGAACATAACTTATATACATTCAATTTCAGTGTAATTTTCTCAATAATCGTCGCATTAGTAGCATCTAGTACAACGTATGAATTGGTACAAATCCAACTTAAAAGAGATGTAGTTAACCTGTACAGTTCATTCTCTCTGTACACTAATCTGCGAAGTATTTTGCACATAGTCCCTCAACCCAAAAATGCCGAGAATAAAACAAATACGATCGAATGTGTCCACGGTATCCGGGCCATTTCGATGATTTGGATTATAGTTGTGCACTGCCATGAAAGTATCACAGTAGTTCCGGTTAAGAATGATCCAGTGAGGATGAGTTATCTTAGCAGTTTTGGATCTGTAGTGATGTTCGGAATGGGCTATTTGGCTGTTGATACGTTTCTGGCACTGAGTGGAATGCTAGTTGCTTGGAATTTGCTAAAGGAATTGGACAAAAAAGGGACGATTAACCCACTGATGCTATACCTTCATCGGTACATACGAATCACGGCTCCTTTTGCGGCGCTGATATTATTTGTGGTTTCATTCGCTAAATACATGGGTGAAGGTATACTATGGAAGACTATATTGGATGGGAATGCTGAAACGTGCTCTCAGTACTGGTGGTCAGCTCTTTTGCATATTCAGAACTATGTCAATCCGAGAAACCGGGTAAATCACTAATcctatttaaacattcatgttTAGTAATCTGGTTTTATTATCAACACAGTGCCTCGGTTGGACTTGGTATCTCTCGGTCGATATGCAGTTGTATATAATTGCTCCAGCCCTTATCTATCCTCTGTGGCGGTATGGAAAACGTGTTTTGATTGGAATCGCCCTTCTAGCGTTTCTGTCAATGGGATGCGTATTTACGACATTCCTCGTGAATGACTTCAGGATTAATCAACATGCTCCGGACAAGAATGTACTTACTTATTACCCTACTCATGCCCGGATGGCTGTTTGGTTGTTCGGGACAATTTTCGGCTACATTCTTTATAAGACGAAATCTACTGGCGTTCACCTAACAAAACGACATTATGCGATTGGATGGTCAACTTGTTTCGCGCTTCTTGGGTTGATTGTGTACGCTTTATATGAGTTCGTACGAAGCGATTTCAACGAGTTCACGAAAGTAGCGGATGCGTTGTATGAGGCACTTCACCGGTCTGTGTTTAGCATTTGCATCATGTGGATCATATTTGCTTGTGTGAACGGAAATGGTGGCTTTATTAACGAAGTGTTAAGTTCTCCTCTTTGGCAACCCTTATCCAAACTCTCCTTCACGATGTACTTGCTGCACTTGCAACTGCTACTGATGGCATCAATAGCCCCAGTGAAGACGGATGGCTATTTCAGTGTAATGGACATCTTCTATCGCATTTGGGGTGCAGTGGGACTGACTACGAGTATCTCAGTGCTTTGGAGTAGTATATTTGAAATTCCGTTTGTAACATTAGATAAACTTCTACTCAGAAGTTGAAGCCAATGAGTTCGAATAACGAGTTTTGTGAGGGGCTATGGCTCGTATCGATTGCTGGAGAATCTAAAATTCAATACGAAATGTACAATGTATCTTATATGAAGAAGCAGAACCACATATTTCTCAAATAGTTCGTAAAACCTCTGATCAGTTTGAATACCGATATACAGTgatttttgtgcaaaaaaaacttccatgTCTAGTCCGAAAAAACAATTCATCCGAACTCCTCGAAACAGGAACACATCCTGTTTTGACAACAGATCGAGCTAAAACATTTGAGCCCATTTGAGTTTATTTACTTTCACATATAAAGCATTCCATTTGATGCAGGCAGCTTAGCTATTTTTCTACAGTATGGAAGTTAACAAAAATTATCCGTCGCTATTACCAGAGATCTTGTTTGCATCAGCTTACTGGTACCGTGTTATATCGtatgacttcccctgacaacGGTTCGCCTCAAGGTGAGACGGATGTTGGAATAAAATCGACTGCCCGgctcaaattttatttattttactcaaCCGTGCCCCTCGTGATCCTTTTGCGCTTGAATTTATTggagatttctcgagttctgacgccACGATATTCAGCCGTAACAGAAATATCAACGATTAGCCCTGATGAGCTTCGGGTGTTGGTAAATACTTTGAATCAGCCAAATGATGTTGTTGGCTACGGGCCTTTTACGAAGGAGCACAGAGTATATGAACCAGGAAACAAGGTTAAAATAGATGgtgtcgtttccgattcgagtttgaattgcTCGATACTGCTGACACACGGCGTTGTCTGTTTTAAAGATCAAATGCTTCTGTCAGCGAAGATACTGCAAACGATTGAATCcggcatcagtcgcagctgataGGAAGAAAACATATGTCAACTTAGACTCATATCGGGTGACTTTCGTCGGGTTTGCTCTAACTATCTCCACTTTGAAAATGTGGTCGGCGTAGAAAAACGGTCCGTTGCGGGAAATGCGGGGGGAATCATGTGAATGATTCCGGTGGAAGCGATCTCGAAAAATGTGTCTACTGTGGGGGAAGTCCAGATCATTGCCCAACATGTATCGTGCACAGCGTGAGGAGAAACTGGATCGTTCCCTTCAAGGACGCTCTAAGCGACCTTTTGCAGAAATACTAGAGAGAGACATGTCACCGACCACACCGAAAATATAATTTGTATTTCTGAacaaacccctagtcctgcaCGATGTCCGCAATAAAAGATGTTCtgatttaagctgatgagaattaatgatcCTATGAACATGCTATATTTCGCCTTGGTGGATAAAAATgtaggtaaaaattattttttctccactaaagagACGGGTTTGCTCagaattgttttcgttttttggagctatcgtcaatccggcgctaactTAGTCAtgttactaagttagtgtcggattctgatgagaggaactcgaaacgtctctccaataactaatttagttaatgACAGTACtcagtggtttgtttacatgggagttaggtgagttcgagtgcaacagATGAACATCCGTTCCACTTGAATTCACGAAACTGACGAAGGAAACAAACCACCGAGGTTTGTCGAACATGAATTTTATTCATCATTTCATACGTCAGtacttgtagaactcaattaacGAGGGGACAGCAAAGGCATACTATCATAGAGTTGACCGGTTCACGGTTGCTGGCCCATAATTTTACAACGGCTTGTATGGCACCTAGAAATGTTGAGGTTATCTTTGGTAATTACCAAAGATAAGCTCAAGTACCATTAGCAATGTTCTTCAATACCTCTCTACAGTCGggaactttcccgaaaaatcgCATATCTACACAGTCTTCAAAAAGGTGAAGAAATCCGACATTTCGAATTATTGCGAAATAGCGAATCGACAAATTTAACCATCAAATAACTGTGGGAAGACTGAATAGGCTCGGATTCAGTGGTTCTTTTCTGAATTAACTTCAGTCATAGTTGACAAATCGCAAAACGACAGTAAAAATTATAAACCACACCATATCTTATTTCGCATTCAGGTCTGGAAATTCTCAGGGCAGTCATCTAGGACCTTTCATATATCTGCTCTACCTTAACGATCTGAACTTTTCAGTAGACTGTTTGAAACCATCGTTCGCCGATGACTTCAAACTATGCTACCTAGTCGAAAATACTGAAGAAGCAGGATTCCTACAGAAACAGATTTGTTTTCAAACTGGTGTAATGTAAATAGGATGGTATCAAAAGCTTCAAAGTGTTCTGTCATATCTCTCACCCGCAAACGCTCATTGGTTACATATGACTACAATAATTCGCAAACTGTTCTCAACCGGGAACTTTTGTGAAAGTCTTAGAAGTTATTCTAGATCCTGAACTTAGCTGTAAGGATCATatgcaatattttatttctgtatcgattttattggctattttcggcgAATTCacgactaagagaaacgaaagcaatgaaattgaaaaacggataggtattctagagtgaatcagttataaacctagaacggaaaactaggactaggcaggcttatataaacatgatcgaaaggaaatctgAAAAAtgctttgccttctgctggtaggagttgggcgttccacccaagtctaccgcatggtcgttgatagaacataactcatcatgttttaccgccgacgccggcaaataTTTTATTCCTAAGACCGCAAAGTAATTAGGTTTCTGTTTTTACGTTACTAAACACTTTATTGCTCAAAGGCGCTTTACTCTCAAATTTGCTTCTGTTGTTTGGGCacctcattaccaaatcgacaTCTAACGCATCGAAACTATTCAGCGCAAATCTGTTCGCTTTGTAATTTACTTGGGAGATTTTTACCAGAGCCGCTGTCATTTTACCTCGAACTTCTGTCTGTTCATCGAAATGTTTCAAAGGCAATTTTGATTGTTGATTTTCTCCAATCAAGAATTGAGTGCTCATATCTCCTGCAACTTATGGATTTCGAAATCCATTGCCGTAGTCTTAGATCTCATCCATTTTGCCAATCCCTCGTTCCAGAAACAATAACAGCTGCAATAAAAAAACACCTTCTGGAGAGCGAGATTGAAATAAGCTTTTCCCTGCttctaaaataaacaaaaatcaaaaatataatcACACGACCAAGAACTCGCACTTTACATCAAAGATGAATATTTTGATCCCACTTTGTAATCTTCTTGTTCTAATGTTCGTATCGTTTTATGCAGTAAAGTACAGTACAAGAGTAACTCAGTTCGTTGGATTTTAACAATGAAAACGGAACACTTTGTGGTTgaacatttattttaaattttgtaaaagtaGCATGAAACTAAACTGCCCATGATCACATATTTATCCCATTCtttatgggatttcctatcaaTGGGACTGATTTGCTATCGAAAGTACaatcaacgacacgactagacact is part of the Topomyia yanbarensis strain Yona2022 chromosome 1, ASM3024719v1, whole genome shotgun sequence genome and encodes:
- the LOC131678332 gene encoding nose resistant to fluoxetine protein 6-like, which encodes MSALLLVLFIIKLCVIVRAVDHNQTESRNVEFSIEEFLLLNRQFLDFLVEYDGSLVLHSEDQRCVTTMQQLSSAYFNRERHGLEWFDSWGKIPSGMYHGNGHAFGNYDQCRMYSWQEVRGQHCTFLASASNNLPTLWSSLCVPHFCAPEFARQLYGEYLGTRGVTVISTMNQDLLCIKDREVVYDGGVVTAIVIFSIIVALVASSTTYELVQIQLKRDVVNLYSSFSLYTNLRSILHIVPQPKNAENKTNTIECVHGIRAISMIWIIVVHCHESITVVPVKNDPVRMSYLSSFGSVVMFGMGYLAVDTFLALSGMLVAWNLLKELDKKGTINPLMLYLHRYIRITAPFAALILFVVSFAKYMGEGILWKTILDGNAETCSQYWWSALLHIQNYVNPRNRCLGWTWYLSVDMQLYIIAPALIYPLWRYGKRVLIGIALLAFLSMGCVFTTFLVNDFRINQHAPDKNVLTYYPTHARMAVWLFGTIFGYILYKTKSTGVHLTKRHYAIGWSTCFALLGLIVYALYEFVRSDFNEFTKVADALYEALHRSVFSICIMWIIFACVNGNGGFINEVLSSPLWQPLSKLSFTMYLLHLQLLLMASIAPVKTDGYFSVMDIFYRIWGAVGLTTSISVLWSSIFEIPFVTLDKLLLRS